A genomic stretch from Malus domestica chromosome 15, GDT2T_hap1 includes:
- the LOC139191695 gene encoding uncharacterized protein produces the protein MASDDEVSDPPIQSFTPGESNSTTQVVTIQNDNSNFSAGIKLDENNYSLWHQVIEMKIAGREKHGYLSGDTKQPAITDPLYNKWRAENCQVKSWLFDVITPNQMKRFIRYDTAMQVWDAIKKTYSDGSDEAKIYDLHKRSFTMKQNGAPIANYYSNLTDIFQELDQLSPTNMKDPDDILLRQQEIKRLRVYIFLAGLNNKFDQIHGDILRMEPKPGLEGAYSHVKRESNRQGTMSESATMPEATVLFAINS, from the coding sequence ATGGCTAGTGATGATGAAGTATCAGACCCACCAATTCAGTCATTCACACCAGGTGAATCAAACTCCACCACACAAGTGGTCACCATTCAAAATGATAATTCCAATTTCTCTGCAGGAATTAAACTTGATGAGAACAACTATTCTCTATGGCATCAAGTCATAGAGATGAAAATTGCTGGTCGAGAAAAACATGGGTATCTTTCAGGTGATACCAAGCAGCCTGCAATCACAGACCCACTGTATAACAAGTGGCGAGCTGAAAATTGCCAAGTCAAAAGTTGGTTATTTGATGTTATTACACCCAATCAGATGAAGCGGTTCATCCGTTACGACACAGCCATGCAGGTATGGGATGCCATAAAAAAGACTTACTCAGATGGCTCTGATGAAGCCAAAATTTATGATCTTCATAAAAGGTCATTTACCATGAAGCAAAATGGAGCTCCTATTGCTAACTATTACAGCAATCTCACCGATATTTTTCAAGAACTTGATCAACTTAGTCCTACTAACATGAAGGACCCAGATGATATCTTATTAAGGCAGCAAGAAATTAAGCGACTTCGAGTCTATATTTTTCTTGCAGGATTAAACAACAAGTTTGATCAAATTCATGGTGATATTTTGAGGATGGAGCCCAAACCTGGTCTTGAAGGAGCATACTCTCATGTCAAACGTGAAAGCAATCGACAAGGAACCATGTCAGAAAGTGCCACCATGCCTGAAGCTACTGTGCTCTTTGCCATAAATTCTTGA